The following proteins are encoded in a genomic region of Lachnospiraceae bacterium KM106-2:
- a CDS encoding cob(I)alamin adenosyltransferase produces the protein MSKKIVQVYCGDGKGKTTAAIGQCIRAASQGHQVIIVQFLKGSDLEEFSFLYKLEPEIKIFSFEKAKDYYRNLSEEEQNEEKQNILNGLNFARKVIDTGECDTLVLDEVLGLIDLEIITPQDIIKLIELRDDYFKLVLTGNKLPDVLKDYVDEISQIECIKGK, from the coding sequence ATGAGTAAGAAAATTGTGCAAGTATATTGTGGCGATGGAAAAGGAAAAACGACCGCAGCAATTGGACAATGTATTCGAGCAGCAAGTCAAGGACATCAGGTTATCATTGTCCAATTTTTAAAAGGCAGTGATCTAGAAGAGTTTTCTTTTTTATATAAATTAGAACCTGAGATCAAAATATTTAGTTTCGAGAAGGCGAAGGATTATTATCGAAATCTATCTGAAGAAGAACAGAATGAAGAGAAGCAGAATATATTAAATGGTTTGAACTTTGCTAGAAAAGTAATAGATACAGGCGAGTGCGATACATTAGTTCTAGACGAAGTGCTAGGGCTGATCGATTTAGAGATTATAACGCCTCAGGATATTATTAAATTAATTGAGCTGAGAGATGATTATTTTAAGCTTGTATTAACCGGTAATAAGTTGCCTGATGTTTTAAAAGACTATGTAGATGAAATTTCGCAAATAGAATGTATCAAAGGAAAATAA
- a CDS encoding CDP-glycerol:poly(glycerophosphate) glycerophosphotransferase translates to MRKAQKHQIEDFIQLLNEAHDEIKRAVEQKRSEIAIDLLEQCQEGAIRIGEMIEESEGEGFVTVSFLENYCELSYQLHEELIENKGISANSIYKKLNKLLLKIEYSVKNDIKVRLEIAFLPYKASMWDSLESIWMAADADPECDAYVVPIPYYERNANRSLGTYHYEGDEMPDYVPVTHYDSYHLEERRPDIIYIHNPYDQGNFVTSVDPRYYSVELKKYTDMLIYVPYYATSGGMSEGQSLCRAYIHVNYIIIQSEKYKKFFDPLIPQEKLLPLGSPKFDKVIRLCDNLPEPPAEWKEKMQGKKVYFFNTSIGGMLGNTELFLKKMEYVFHCFKGREDACLLWRPHPLLESTFDSMRKEFKPFYDKLKQYFLENELGIYDTTPDMDKTIALCDAYIGDSASSVVSMFGITGKPIFILNNNINTLPKEDDWRGEIIRGLYYLDTDEWMITQGNHLYHSIKGDYQYNYYCKLSDYSNGRYYIRAFEIAGRIYVCPGNARDILVIKDKQVEKRIPLNVDIEQVGAFGGAIHSGTYLFILPYKASSIIKYDTVNESVEYISGINEIFIADIQGERRVGGYCIWKDYLLLGSPLDDRVIAININTNQVQLLSIGTKKKYGSLVMFVDGEDVWILPYNGGVIVRWNPETGIAREYSELPEKFQCINAVGIPGYQERPFYSLAFDMKYVYVAPYCGNMFLRIDKMSGEVEEWLPSQKLKESVKDGYFAAAVNGYFIKRSNESNEDRYCYFSLAERKVYEVNLGENIWTEIPIEFDPKELQAKEAGFCEISEWLQYACEENAFSSLDGFLKGEIKGAEFNKERQIKAYRAITANSDGMSGETIHDFACKKLSEKGENLYEKSDYLWYF, encoded by the coding sequence ATGAGGAAAGCACAGAAACATCAAATAGAGGATTTTATCCAATTGTTGAATGAGGCTCATGATGAAATTAAAAGAGCAGTTGAACAAAAGAGAAGTGAGATAGCAATTGATTTGCTTGAGCAGTGCCAGGAAGGTGCAATTAGGATCGGAGAAATGATAGAGGAATCAGAAGGAGAAGGTTTTGTAACCGTTTCATTCTTAGAAAATTATTGTGAATTGTCCTATCAGTTACATGAAGAGCTAATAGAGAACAAAGGGATTAGTGCTAATAGTATTTATAAGAAACTCAATAAGTTACTTCTTAAGATAGAATATAGTGTGAAAAATGACATTAAGGTTAGACTGGAAATTGCATTTCTTCCATATAAAGCTTCTATGTGGGATTCTTTAGAGAGCATTTGGATGGCAGCGGATGCTGATCCTGAATGTGATGCGTATGTTGTGCCAATCCCTTATTATGAGCGGAATGCAAATCGTTCATTGGGAACTTATCACTATGAAGGGGATGAGATGCCAGACTATGTGCCGGTAACTCATTATGATTCCTATCATTTAGAGGAAAGACGTCCGGATATTATCTATATTCATAATCCATATGATCAAGGAAATTTTGTGACAAGTGTAGATCCAAGATATTATTCTGTAGAATTAAAAAAATACACGGATATGTTGATTTATGTGCCGTATTATGCCACATCGGGTGGAATGAGTGAAGGACAATCATTATGTAGGGCCTATATCCACGTAAATTATATTATTATTCAGTCAGAAAAATATAAGAAATTTTTTGATCCATTAATTCCACAGGAAAAATTATTGCCGTTGGGGTCACCAAAATTTGATAAGGTTATTCGTCTGTGTGATAATCTGCCAGAACCACCAGCGGAGTGGAAGGAAAAGATGCAAGGAAAGAAAGTTTATTTCTTTAATACGAGTATTGGAGGAATGTTAGGTAATACAGAGCTATTTTTAAAGAAGATGGAGTATGTATTCCATTGCTTTAAAGGCAGAGAGGATGCCTGTTTATTATGGCGGCCACATCCGTTGTTAGAATCAACATTTGACTCAATGCGCAAGGAGTTTAAGCCGTTTTATGATAAATTGAAACAATACTTTTTAGAAAATGAGCTAGGGATTTATGATACGACACCAGATATGGACAAAACAATTGCTTTATGCGATGCCTATATCGGGGATTCGGCAAGCAGTGTTGTTTCTATGTTTGGAATTACGGGAAAGCCGATCTTTATTTTAAATAATAATATTAATACATTACCGAAGGAAGATGACTGGCGTGGGGAGATCATTCGTGGATTATATTATTTAGATACAGATGAGTGGATGATTACGCAAGGTAATCATTTATATCATTCAATAAAAGGTGACTATCAATATAACTATTATTGCAAACTATCTGATTACTCAAATGGAAGATATTATATAAGAGCGTTCGAAATAGCGGGGAGAATATATGTATGTCCAGGTAATGCAAGAGATATTCTAGTAATTAAGGATAAGCAAGTGGAAAAGAGAATTCCTTTGAATGTTGATATTGAACAAGTAGGTGCTTTTGGAGGAGCGATTCATAGCGGAACGTATCTATTCATACTACCATATAAAGCTTCTTCTATTATTAAGTATGATACGGTTAATGAGAGTGTAGAGTATATTTCTGGTATTAATGAGATATTTATAGCAGATATACAGGGAGAGAGACGTGTTGGTGGCTACTGTATATGGAAAGATTATTTATTGTTAGGATCTCCATTGGATGACAGAGTGATTGCAATTAATATTAATACGAATCAAGTACAGTTACTTTCGATAGGAACTAAAAAAAAATATGGATCTTTGGTCATGTTTGTTGATGGAGAAGACGTATGGATTTTGCCTTATAATGGTGGTGTTATTGTACGCTGGAATCCGGAAACAGGAATTGCTCGTGAATATTCAGAATTACCAGAAAAGTTTCAATGTATTAACGCAGTAGGTATTCCTGGATATCAGGAACGACCATTTTATAGTTTGGCATTTGATATGAAGTATGTTTATGTTGCTCCTTATTGCGGAAATATGTTTTTACGCATTGATAAGATGAGCGGAGAAGTAGAAGAGTGGCTGCCATCTCAAAAATTAAAGGAAAGCGTAAAAGATGGGTATTTTGCAGCGGCGGTGAATGGATATTTCATAAAACGCAGTAATGAAAGTAATGAGGATAGATATTGTTACTTCTCGTTGGCAGAGAGAAAAGTGTATGAAGTAAATCTTGGTGAAAACATTTGGACAGAGATTCCAATTGAGTTTGATCCAAAAGAGCTGCAAGCGAAGGAAGCAGGATTCTGTGAAATTTCAGAATGGTTACAATATGCTTGTGAAGAGAATGCATTTAGTTCCCTTGATGGTTTCCTTAAGGGAGAGATAAAAGGGGCGGAATTTAATAAAGAAAGGCAAATAAAAGCATATCGAGCGATCACAGCTAATAGCGATGGGATGAGCGGAGAGACAATACATGACTTTGCATGTAAAAAACTATCGGAAAAGGGGGAGAACTTGTATGAAAAAAGTGATTACTTATGGTACTTTTGA